The Infirmifilum lucidum DNA segment CAGCCTGAATAGTGTCGCGCGCGAGTACGAGCTCAGGTCGCACAAGGTAGTACTGTCCTACATCGACCTCTTCGAGAAACTATTCCTGGCGAGGAGCCTCCTCTACGTAGACGTCGCCAGGCTCGTCGAGGACGTAAAGAAGGAGAGGAAAGTCCACTTCGTGGACCCCCTTCTCTACAGGGTGATGTCCAAGTGGGCTAACGTCCAGCCACCAAGCAGAAGCGCACTGCTAGAGGCTACCGTCGCAGAGCACATAGCCCGCAGCTACAGGGCTGGGTACTGGAGGAACCGGATAGAAGTCGACGTTGTTATCCCAGAGCTAGGCTTGGGCTTCGAAGTCAAGTCCAGGGCAGGGGGCTACCCGAAGAGGCTCGGGAAGATAGACGTGTACACAGCCACTCTGCGGGGAGTCGGAGGGGGGAGTATACCTCTACCCCTCCTGCTCGTGTACTCCGACAGGCCAGGAGAACTAATTGGTTACATTAGCCAGGAAGGCGGGTTGTAACACTGCTCCAGGGACAAGGCTTCAAGGGTAGCCTTCAACCCATAGTTACTGTGGGAGTGGGAAAAAGAAAAAAGAACCTTTTAACAGCTGCAGAATAGGCTGTAAGAGGCAGAGTGGTGGCCATCACAGTTTAGGACTTGCCCCGACACGTCGAACAGGAACTGGCTGAATTGTGTCCACTGAGTTGACGGGTACACGATGTTGGGGGGGATGATGGGTAAATAGCATATCATAAACTTCCCCTCTGCCCGCACGGTCGCAGCCCTCGTGCCGACGCCGTAGTTCCACGAGTTAAACGAGCATTTGTATACAAGGGGGTTGTGTTCCTCGTACGAGTAGTCATAGATAGCCGTGATCACGTTATTGGGTATATACTCGATCCAGGCACGTGCGTGTGTAGTCGCGAGGTCAAACACGCCAAGCCTAGTCGTATAGGTACAGTCAACGTAGGCCCTTGCAGCCTCGAGTGGCTGTACCTCTTGTGTGAGGGGCTCCTCCACGTAGCCCTTATAGGTGACGACCCTGCACCGCGAGAAGCCTATCATCTCCTCTACTCCCCTCTCAGTGGGTAGCTTCAGGCTGCGGACAGTCCCATTCAAGAGCTTCTCCTCAACCTTCCTGAACTTGAGGTCTACTAGCTTCCATGTTGACCCCCGGATTATGGCGAGCTTGGTTTGGTTGAGACCTGCGCCTATGTACACTGCGTAGATTGTGCCTGTATGCTTGTCTCGAACTGCGTAGCTCAACCTGTAACCCTCGGACGGCGTGACGCCTAGGGGTGTGTCGGCAGGCAGGAGAACGTAGCGATCCTCATACTTGTACTCTCCAAGTATCTTTACGGTGAGGTTTACGTGGCCCTCGATGCGCGCTGCCATTTCAGATGCTCTCTGCAATGCGTCCCAGTACCCAGAGGCCGGGATAAGGATAGGAGGCCCTGCTACGAGCATTACCACTGCTGCAAGCGCCAGGACAATCAGAACTATTAACAGTATCTCCCTCCAGTACGGGGACATAAACACCACCGCTTTATTACTTTAATTTTTTATTTTAAAATTTTTTATTTAAATTTTACGGATCTCACAGGGCTGGGTACTGGAGGAACCGGATAGAAGTCGACGTTGTTATCCCAGAGCTAGGCTTGGGCTTCGAAGTCAAGTCCAGGGCAGATGGGCCTGCCGCCTAGCGATAGGCCATTGTTTTTTCCTATGAAACCAAATATATAGCTAAAATTGCTTGAGATACGGGTGATTGTGCCATGAGTGCTGGTGCAGAACTTTTTATTGATGAATATACCAATGGCATCAGCGAATCTAGCAAAGGCTTCTCATACAAAAAAAGCATACCCTTAAAGTGGTTTTTCAGGTGTCACCTGGGGCTAGTTTAGACGTTGCTCTAGACTATTCTCCGCTGTCCTTTCGGCTGAAGGAGGCGTTAGAACCCCAGTTCAGGGGTTTAGAGCGAAAGTGGCCCGTGAGGAGCTTGGTGGGGTTGCTACTTTGCTGCAGAAATGCCGGGCGGTTGTCCTCGGGGGTTGTTAGGTTTCTCTACCTAGTATTAGCGTTACTCCCAGCTCGCTTGCCCTCTTGGCTAGGTGTCTTGCCACCTCCTCTGGCGCTGTCTGAACTGCTAGTACCCTTAACTCGGCCTTCCTGCCGGTGAACTTCTCGGCGGCCTCCACGGCCTTCAGCAGCTGGGCTAGAGCCTCCTCAGCCTTCTCCAAGCTGGGCACGGAAGACTTCACCTCAGCCACGGCCAGGGGCTCCAGGCACAGCACGTCCACCTCCCTGAAACCGTCTACAGGCAGAGTGGCGTGTACTATGGGCTGGCAGGTGTAGCCCCGCGCCTCAAAGTACTCTGAAACCCACCGGGCCGTGTAGAACTCAAGCCCAACACCCAAAGCCTGTTGAAGTTCTCTAATAGCAGACTTAACCCAGTCCACGTCAGCCTTCAACGCCTCCTGTCCCTCCCTAAGCGACCTAACCTCCTCCCAGAGCTTCTTTTGGTCTTCTCTCAAAGCCTTCACTTCCTCCCATAGCTTATTCGTGTTCTCCCACAGTTTGTTCAGGTTCTCCCATATCTTGTTCAGGTTTTCCCACGTCTTGGCCTGCTCCTCCCCCAGGCTGTCCAGCCTCTTCAGCACCTCCAGTACGCCGAGGTACCCCGCCACCGCGTACCTAAACTCGACGTCCTTCTCCAGCAACTCGAGCATCTTTTTCTTAAGCGAGCTACTCATCGCACCCTCTTTACGAAAGTCGATATTTGGCTTATATAATAAGCTTCACGCTGACCCCCGAGAGCAGGGCTTTTGGTTGTAGACCCGCCCGAAGAGCGGGTTGTAGCTCGGGCACGCGAGGACTGCTCATGTGGGCCACCTGCCTTTTAAGTGTTGTCTAGAGCCGGCTTGGTCTACAGCGTACTCGATCGGTACTAGCGGGGATAAGGGGCTTTAGTGCTTCACCGGCAGTGTCCGCAACGGGGGCTCCTGCGGTGTATTCTGGTTTTTGTATACATATTTGCGTAAACTTTATCAGAACCTCTAGGCACGATATAGTGGGTGGTGTGGATGAGAGAGGCTCCGACAGAAGTTGTATCTGTTAGGGTGAGGAGGGAGTTGAAGGAGGAGGCTAGGGCTCTGGGGATAAACTTGAGGGAGGTTGTGGAGAGGGCTATTGAGGAGGAGGTTAGGCGTGTTAAGAGGGAGAAGTTTAGGAGGCTTCTGGGGGAGGCTCTTGAGGCAATGGATGTAAGCGTGGAGGAGTGGGTGAGGGCGGTGGAGGGGGACAGGGCTGAAAGGTGAGGCACAGTGTACCTGCTGGACTCGTCGGCGCTTTACCCCCTAGTTCTGGCCCTGGGGGAGGGTGTCCTCGACGTGGCTGGCAGAGTGTCTATCCTCACCTTGACCCCCTACGAAGTCGGAAATGCTGTGTGGAAGGAGTATAGGGCTGGCGGGATCAAGAGGCTGGAGCCCGTTGTAGAGCTTTTCAGCAGTATTCTCGGGGAGTTTAGGAGGGTAGACCCGCTGGAGTACTGGAGCAGCATACTCAGCCTGGCCGTCAGGGAGAATCTCTCGTTCTACGACGCCTCCTACCTGTACGTGTCGAGGGTGCTCGGCCTTGTGCTCGTATCGGAGGACAGCGACCTGAAGAAGTACCCCGACGTTATCAGCGTGCGCGAGTTTATCGACAGGCTACGCGCACCAGACGAGGGTGGGTAGGCCCGCTAGAGCGCCGGCGGGCATTGGAATTACTGCTAGTCAAGCTAATAAGTGCGGTCTGGGAGTAATAGATTGCCATGGCCCCGGAGGCTCTCGAGAGGATTAGGAGTTTTGTCCTGGAGAAGGCCTCCAGAACCAGGCTCCCAAGCGTCGTCCTCGCGGCTACTAGAGGCGGCGAGGCGTCGTTCATGAGCGTAGGCTTCAGGGACGCCGGCCGCGCGCTGCCGGCAGGCCCCGACACCCTCTACGGGGTCGGCTCGGTTACGAAGAGCTTCACGAGCCTGGCTCTGCTGAAGCTGGAGGAGCAGGGCCTATTGAGCCTTGAAGACCCCGTGGGCAAGTACGTCCCCCTGGACTTGAGGGTCAAGGGCGAGCCTGTGAGGCTCTGGCACTTGATGACCCACACGTCTGGCATACCGGCGCTAGCCTACGCGGAGGCGCTCATAAGGGGGCTCGAGGGGGAGGCCGAGGCGTGGCTACCAGTGGCCAGCCCCGAAGACGTCCTGGCCATTCTCTCGGGGGCGGGCGACTGGGCTGAAGCTAGGCCGGGGGAGCGCTTCTTCTACCTCAACGAGGGCTACGTCCTGCTCGGCAGGGTTATAGAGAGAGTCTCGGGGAGGGCCTACAGGGACTACGTCGAGGAGGAAATCCTGAGGCCCCTCGGGATGGCGCGCTCGACGTTTAGGCGCGAGGTCGTCGAGTCAGACGGGGATGTCGCGAAGCCCTACCTGCTGGCGGGGGACGGGTTGGAAGAGGGGAGGTTCCCGTGGGGCGTCGAGGCGGACGGGGGGCTCTGGAGCTGTGCTAGAGACCTGGCACGCTACCTGGATTTCCTGATTAGGGGCGAGCCCCGTCTCGTCTCGCGCGAGAGGCTCGCAGAGGCCTTTAGGCCTAGGGTCAGGGCTCCCTGGAGCGTCTACGGCGACGAGTCGTACGGGTACGGCTGGATAATCACCGAGAGGTTCTACGGTGGGAGGCTCGTCAGCCACGGCGGCTCAGTGCTCGTCTACACGGCGTGGGTTGGCTTCCAGCCGGAGAAGGGGGTGGGGGTTGCGGTGCTCGCGAATGGCAGTGGGTACCCTCTGTCAAACCTCGGCATGTACGCGTTGGCAGTGCTGCTCGGCGAAGACCCCCTTGAGATTCCGAGCTTGAGGGTCGGCGAGCTCCTCGACAGGCTTAGCGGCGACTATGCCGGGTTCCGCGGCTTCTTCAAGGCTAGGGTTAAGAGGCTGGGGTACGTGCTCCTGCTGGAGATGGGCGGGAAGTATAGCGCCGTAACTGTACCGCTCTTCTACGAGAAGAGCGAGGGCGGCAGGCACTACTTCTACACGGGGGCTGGCGGGATGAAGACGTATGCAGAGTTCCGCGAGGAGGGCGGTAGGGTAGTACTGCTGTACGAGAGGTACAAGTTCGTTAAACAGTACTCCCCGTGAGCCCTAGAGCTCTGGCTCTGCGTTGAGCGGGCTCGTGGGGGTAGAGTGCCTCAGAGGCCTAGCCTCCGGAGAATGCAGTCAGCGGCAATCACGACTAGCGGTATGTAGGCGAGGCCCAGCAGATCCCGGAGCGTTAGCGGGTACGTCTCAAATATCCACTGGAGCGGCGGGATGTAGACTATCGCGAGGAGTATGGAGAGCTGGGCTAGGAGGCTGAGTGCAATCCATTTGTTCCGCAGGAGTGAGGCGTCTATTGGGAAGCCTTTCTTCTTCCTAGATACGAGGAGGTTGCCCATCTGGGCTAGCACTATCCCCGTGAAAGTCATTGTCACGCCCCTGAGGTAGACTGGGCTCGACGGGTCTAGAGTTGCCCCAAGAGCCCAGCCGCCCTCGTGCCAGGCCCTGATACAGTTGTAGAGGGCGAGGGTCGAGGCGATAAGCCCTATTATGAACGACCTGAGGATGACTTTCCTGTCGAAGAGCCTCTCGCTCTTGCTCTTCGGGGGCTCGTCCATGACCCCCTCCTCCGGCGGCTCCCTGCTGAGGGCCACTGAGGGCAGGACGTCGATGCCCAGGTCTATTGCGAGCACCTGCGTCACCGTGAGTGGCAGTGGGATGTTGAAGGTGATGAAAGCCAGGAACGGTATTAGCTCTGCCCAGTTGTGGGCGAACACGTACGTTACGAACTTCTTTATGTTGTCGAATATCGCTCTACCTGCTTCGATACCCCTGACTATAGACGCGAAGCTGTCGTCGAGGAGTATTATGTCTGCGACCTCCCTCGCCACGTCCGTGCCGGTAACACCCATAGCCACGCCTACGTCTGCCTCCTTGAGCGATGGGGCATCGTTCACCCCGTCACCTATCATTGCAACGACCTCCCCATTCTTCTTCAGCACCCTGAGGATTCTGAGCTTCTGCTCCGGCGTCACGCGCGAGAATATGACTTCCCCTTCCCTGAGCACCCTGGAGAGCTCCTCGTCGCTCATCTTTTCAAGGTCAACTCCCCGTATCACCCTCGCACTCTCCCCGACTACCCCCACTTTCTTCGCTATCGCCTTGGCTGTTGGGCCGTAGTCGCCTGTCAGCACCACTATCTTTATCTTCCCCCTCTTCGCCTTCGCGACGAACTCCGGGACTTCGGGCCTCGGCGGATCCATGATCCCGATGAGGCCGAGGAAGATCAACTCCGAGTCGCTCTCCGTGCCCTCGCCGAAGGCCACGCCTATCACCCTCAGACCGGCCTCCCCGAACTCGTGTATCTTCTCCTCGATCCTCGCGCGTATACCGTCACTCATGGGCTCCACGCTGCCGTCGACCATGATGTACGCGGAAGAGTTCAGCACGCCCCTCGGTGCGCCCTTGAGGAAGAGGTACTTCTTCCCACC contains these protein-coding regions:
- a CDS encoding type II toxin-antitoxin system VapC family toxin, with the protein product MYLLDSSALYPLVLALGEGVLDVAGRVSILTLTPYEVGNAVWKEYRAGGIKRLEPVVELFSSILGEFRRVDPLEYWSSILSLAVRENLSFYDASYLYVSRVLGLVLVSEDSDLKKYPDVISVREFIDRLRAPDEGG
- a CDS encoding type II toxin-antitoxin system CcdA family antitoxin, whose product is MREAPTEVVSVRVRRELKEEARALGINLREVVERAIEEEVRRVKREKFRRLLGEALEAMDVSVEEWVRAVEGDRAER
- a CDS encoding serine hydrolase; the protein is MAPEALERIRSFVLEKASRTRLPSVVLAATRGGEASFMSVGFRDAGRALPAGPDTLYGVGSVTKSFTSLALLKLEEQGLLSLEDPVGKYVPLDLRVKGEPVRLWHLMTHTSGIPALAYAEALIRGLEGEAEAWLPVASPEDVLAILSGAGDWAEARPGERFFYLNEGYVLLGRVIERVSGRAYRDYVEEEILRPLGMARSTFRREVVESDGDVAKPYLLAGDGLEEGRFPWGVEADGGLWSCARDLARYLDFLIRGEPRLVSRERLAEAFRPRVRAPWSVYGDESYGYGWIITERFYGGRLVSHGGSVLVYTAWVGFQPEKGVGVAVLANGSGYPLSNLGMYALAVLLGEDPLEIPSLRVGELLDRLSGDYAGFRGFFKARVKRLGYVLLLEMGGKYSAVTVPLFYEKSEGGRHYFYTGAGGMKTYAEFREEGGRVVLLYERYKFVKQYSP